A window of Polaromonas hydrogenivorans contains these coding sequences:
- the rsmB gene encoding 16S rRNA (cytosine(967)-C(5))-methyltransferase RsmB, whose product MQHHPNSSPSAQVPLWRQLQGAASVVLAVRDGQSMTPALEDVDAQLRPGVQALAFHALRWLGRAEALRQQLAKRPPPPEADALLCVALALACSAEEAPYTAHTLVDQAVEAAKRSDATLHQASFINGCLRRFLREQGELMALTEKSPQAVWNHPQWWIDRVKKDHPAQWQDILRANNSRAPLILRINEKKTTPAQYLHALLAMDIGAFPVGEHGVVLTEARPVTSLPGFAEGHFSVQDAAAQLAAPLLLDGLMAAGEGQPRLRILDACAAPGGKTAHLLELADCDVTALDIDARRCERIAQNLQRLGLRAHIVVGDAGRPGDWWDGRLYDGILLDAPCTASGIVRRHPDVRWLRRPTDIAQLAQIQARLLATLWPLLQPGGRLVYCTCSVFRAEGEQQVQAFAARHTDALLLPSPGHLLPQGGAGAAVFPDNLMREHDGFYYALLEKRRA is encoded by the coding sequence ATGCAACATCACCCGAATTCCTCTCCGTCAGCCCAAGTCCCGTTATGGCGCCAGCTTCAAGGCGCCGCTTCCGTCGTGCTGGCCGTTCGCGACGGCCAGTCGATGACACCGGCGCTGGAAGATGTCGATGCGCAGCTGCGCCCCGGCGTCCAGGCGCTGGCCTTTCATGCCCTGCGCTGGCTGGGCCGCGCCGAAGCGCTGCGCCAGCAACTCGCCAAGCGCCCGCCGCCGCCTGAAGCCGACGCGCTGCTGTGCGTGGCGCTGGCGCTGGCGTGCTCCGCAGAAGAGGCGCCCTACACCGCGCATACGCTGGTCGATCAGGCGGTGGAAGCGGCCAAGCGCAGCGACGCCACGCTGCACCAGGCCAGTTTCATCAACGGCTGCCTGCGCCGCTTCCTGCGCGAGCAGGGCGAGTTGATGGCGCTGACCGAGAAAAGCCCGCAAGCCGTCTGGAACCATCCGCAGTGGTGGATAGACCGGGTCAAAAAAGACCATCCGGCGCAGTGGCAGGACATTTTGCGGGCCAACAACAGCCGCGCCCCGCTGATTTTGCGGATTAATGAAAAAAAAACGACTCCTGCGCAATACCTGCATGCATTGTTAGCTATGGATATAGGAGCGTTCCCGGTGGGCGAGCATGGCGTGGTCCTGACCGAGGCGCGCCCGGTCACGTCGCTGCCGGGCTTTGCCGAAGGGCATTTTTCGGTACAGGATGCCGCCGCCCAGCTGGCCGCGCCCTTGCTGCTCGACGGCCTCATGGCCGCAGGCGAGGGCCAGCCGCGTCTGCGCATCCTGGACGCTTGCGCCGCGCCCGGCGGCAAGACGGCACATTTGCTGGAACTGGCCGACTGCGACGTGACCGCGCTGGACATTGACGCCCGGCGCTGCGAGCGCATCGCCCAGAACCTGCAGCGACTGGGCCTGCGGGCGCATATCGTGGTGGGCGACGCCGGCCGGCCCGGCGACTGGTGGGACGGCCGGCTCTACGACGGCATTCTGCTCGACGCGCCCTGCACCGCATCGGGCATCGTGCGCCGCCACCCGGACGTGCGCTGGCTGCGCAGGCCGACCGATATTGCCCAGCTGGCACAAATCCAGGCCAGGCTGCTCGCCACGCTCTGGCCGCTGCTTCAGCCCGGCGGGCGGCTGGTCTATTGCACCTGCTCGGTTTTCCGGGCCGAAGGGGAGCAGCAGGTACAAGCGTTTGCCGCACGCCACACCGACGCCCTGTTGTTGCCATCACCCGGGCATTTGCTGCCTCAAGGGGGTGCCGGCGCGGCCGTATTCCCGGACAATTTGATGCGTGAACACGATGGCTTTTATTACGCACTCCTTGAAAAGCGCCGCGCTTAA
- a CDS encoding DUF4390 domain-containing protein — MAFITHSLKSAALKAIAHFLLMACVCLLWAPRSSAAAPTEITQLRTERAEDGVYLSAIVRFDLPAVVEDALLKGIALFFVVEADIYRDRWYWTDPRVTSAARTLRLAYQPLTGRWRVNIVSGLITSSSGLRATLNQNYETLPEALSAIQRLTRWKIAEASEVEPDAAYTLDLNFRLDLSQLPRPFQIGMSGQRDWTISAQLKDRLRLTPAASSSTGGGK, encoded by the coding sequence ATGGCTTTTATTACGCACTCCTTGAAAAGCGCCGCGCTTAAGGCGATTGCGCACTTCCTGCTGATGGCGTGCGTGTGCCTGCTGTGGGCGCCGCGTAGCAGCGCGGCAGCACCCACCGAGATCACCCAGTTGCGCACCGAGCGTGCCGAAGACGGGGTGTATCTCTCGGCGATTGTGCGGTTTGACCTCCCGGCCGTGGTTGAAGACGCACTGCTCAAGGGGATTGCCCTGTTTTTTGTCGTCGAGGCCGATATCTACCGCGACCGCTGGTACTGGACCGATCCGCGCGTGACCAGCGCCGCCCGCACCCTGCGCCTGGCCTACCAGCCTCTGACCGGCCGCTGGCGCGTGAACATCGTTTCCGGCCTGATCACCAGCTCGTCCGGCCTGCGCGCCACGCTGAATCAAAACTACGAAACCCTGCCCGAAGCCCTTTCCGCCATCCAGCGCCTGACCCGCTGGAAAATTGCCGAGGCGTCCGAGGTGGAGCCGGATGCCGCCTACACGCTCGACCTGAATTTCCGGCTCGACCTGTCGCAGCTGCCGCGACCTTTCCAGATTGGCATGTCCGGGCAACGCGACTGGACCATTTCCGCGCAGCTCAAGGATCGGCTCCGGCTGACGCCCGCCGCCAGCAGCAGCACCGGGGGAGGCAAATGA